The following DNA comes from Candidatus Woesearchaeota archaeon.
TATTTTGATTCTGTTTCTTTAATGTATTCTTGAAGATATTTTTTTATCTCATCAACACTCGCAATCCTTCCATAATTCTTAACAACACCATCAATAGCTATTCCGGGAGTTGACATGATGCCATAATCTAATATCTTATCTATTTCTGTAATTTTCACCACTTCTACATCTTTGAAGAGGTCATTAACAGTTTCTTCCAAAGCTTTTCTCGCATTTGCTTCTAATTTTTTACATTTTGGACATCCGGGTCCAAGTATTTCGATTTTCATTTTTTTCACCCCGCAATTCTAAATTCTATGGATTCACTGGATAATCATTTCATCAGGCAAAGCATTCTTCTTATTCTCGCTCCTGAAATACTGTAAAAAATCCTTTTGCCTTCCCTTCTTGATTTTATAATTCCCGCGCTCTCAAGCTTGGACAGCTGAATTGAGACAGTGGATTGTGTTCTTCTGACTTTCGGAAAAATCTCACACACGCATCTTTCCCCTCGCAAAAGAAGACGCACTATCTCAAGCCTTGTCCTGTCAGAAAGCGCATTTAATATCTTCAGCATCTCATCCATAAAAACATATTGACAAACATCAATATTTAAATCTTTCCTCAGAATGATTTTTTATCCTCTCCTGTTCCATCCAAGTCAAAGGAAAGGTATTTTATCATAAGCAGAAATCTAATTTAAGAAAAGTTATAAATTTTTTCAGTTTGGGATTTTTAAAAAATCTTCCAATAAATCATGTCCTCCTGGCAATCTCATATGTTCTGTCAAGCGCTCTGCATATGAAAAAGTCGCCGTCAAAATGCTCTATCCCAAAATCAGAAACCTGTTTTTCTGCCTCTTTATAATTTTCAAAGCCGGCAAATACAGTTGGCCCGCTTCCTGACATTCCGCACTGTTTTGAAATTGTTGAAAAAAAGACATAAAGCTCGCCAATTTTAGGGCACATTTCATTTGCAAGCTCAAAGAAGCTCTTTCCTGTCTCATCGTAAAGCTCATACATTTTCTTTGCGCTTAACCTCTTGTGTGGGCGTGCAAGAACATAATAAGGGAAATGGCTGCAATCTGCCGGGCTTACCTTTTCCCCTGCCCCTGAAACAAGCGCTGTCCCGCTGTTGCGAACGAAAAACGGGACATCAGAGCCTATTTCTGAACTGATTGCCAAAAGCTCCTCCTGTGAAAGCCCGATTTTGTAGAGCTCATTTAACCCAATAAGAACTGAGGCTGCATCAGATGAGCCGCCCCCAAGCCCTGAAGACACTGGTATTGACTTTGTGAGTTCTATGCTGCAGGGAAGCTCGCTTTCAACATAATATTCAAGAGTTTGCTTCGCCTTTGTGGCAAGGTTATCTTCAGGATTGCATAATACTGAGCCTGAAAGCTCATATCCCTCTCTTATCTTTGAGATTTTCAGGTAGTCAAAAAGCCCTACTGACTGAAAAACTGAGGATATCTCATGGTTGCCTGAGGGAAGCTTTCCCATTATCTCAAAGGAAAGGTTTATCTTTGCAAATGCCTTGATTTCCAATGATTCAACTGCCATAAACAATTAATTGCTTCTGCAGTTTAAATAATTATTCAGGAAATGCTGGAATCTTCTAGAACTCTTTTTTGTATTTCTTCATTGAAAGCGAGTTTGAGAGAAGGG
Coding sequences within:
- a CDS encoding thioredoxin family protein is translated as MKIEILGPGCPKCKKLEANARKALEETVNDLFKDVEVVKITEIDKILDYGIMSTPGIAIDGVVKNYGRIASVDEIKKYLQEYIKETESKYK
- a CDS encoding metalloregulator ArsR/SmtB family transcription factor; protein product: MDEMLKILNALSDRTRLEIVRLLLRGERCVCEIFPKVRRTQSTVSIQLSKLESAGIIKSRREGKRIFYSISGARIRRMLCLMK
- the ispE gene encoding 4-(cytidine 5'-diphospho)-2-C-methyl-D-erythritol kinase, whose product is MAVESLEIKAFAKINLSFEIMGKLPSGNHEISSVFQSVGLFDYLKISKIREGYELSGSVLCNPEDNLATKAKQTLEYYVESELPCSIELTKSIPVSSGLGGGSSDAASVLIGLNELYKIGLSQEELLAISSEIGSDVPFFVRNSGTALVSGAGEKVSPADCSHFPYYVLARPHKRLSAKKMYELYDETGKSFFELANEMCPKIGELYVFFSTISKQCGMSGSGPTVFAGFENYKEAEKQVSDFGIEHFDGDFFICRALDRTYEIARRT